The Desulfococcus multivorans DNA window CCAGGAAGCCGCTGACCTTGTCGGTGTTGTTCACGATATGCCAGGTTTCATCGTCCAGATCCATCTGAACCAGAATGTATCCCGGATAGAATTTACGGGAAGAGGTCTTTCGCTTTCCCTTAACGAGTTCGACAATCTGTTCCGTCGGTACGACGATCTCACCGAACTTTGCCGCATGAGGAGAAGAGGCGATTCGTTCCTCCAGGGATTTCTTGACCTTGTTTTCAAACCCTGAATACACATGGACGATGTACCATTTTAGCGCCATTTTTATCTCCGTTTTTACTGAAGCACGACATGAATCAAACTTGACAGCGCCAAGTCCACAACCCCGAGAAACAAAGAGATGATCATTACAAGGATAATGACGACGACCGTCGAGCCGATGGTCTGCTTTTTGGAAGGCCAGGTGACTTTCTTCAGCTCGGCCTTGGCCTCCCTCAAAAACTGAATCCCCTTTTCCAGGTAGCCGATCTTGATGGTTCCGGTCGAGAGCTTTTTCTGAGGCGCGGGGAATCTTTTTTTCTGGACTTCCCGGGGAGCGACCGAAACGGCCTCACCCGCCACCGCCTCAGCGTCCTGTCCGTCGGAGGACACCGCCGATTCGCCGCCGTCACCCGGTTTCTTTTTTTTCTCTGTTTTTTTCTTCCTCTGTAACCGTGCCATTATGCTCCTAAAAATATGGAAAGCCCAAAGAGTCAACCGGCCGAAGCGGCCCGTCTACGCCTTGAGCTTGCACCATAAAATATCCGCATGATTCTGGCAGGCCAGGAGGGACTCGAACCCCCAGCATTCGGATTTGGAGTCCGACGCTCTACCATTAGAGCTACTGGCCTGAACAAAGCACCTTGCCTATGAAGCAACCGGATTGACCGACCCGCCCTTGTTCGACATCGGGCGGATCAACTACTTGGTTTCTTTGTGAGGCGTATGCTTTTTACAAAATCGGCAATATTTTTTGAATTCCAGCTTATCCGGCGTCGTCCGTTTGTTCTTGGTCGTCATGTAGTTCTTCTGCTTACACTCGGTGCATGTCAGCGTTACATTTACTCTCACAGGAAACTCCTTCAGTGCTATTCGATAATTTCGCTCACGACACCGGCACCGACGGTACGGCCGCCTTCACGGACGGCAAACCGAAGTTCCTTCTCCATGGCGATCGGCGTAATCAACTCGCCGGTGATCTTCACATTGTCTCCCGGCATGACCATCTCGACGCCCTCGGGAAGCGACAGAATCCCCGTCACGTCCGTTGTCCGAAAATAAAACTGGGGGCGATATCCGGTGAAAAACGGCGTATGGCGGCCGCCCTCCTCCTTGCTCAGAATGTACACCTCCGCCTCAAACTTCGTGTGCGGCGTGATGCTCCCCGGCTTCGCAACTACCTGACCCCGCTCAACCTCGTCCCGCTTCGTCCCGCGAAGCAGCAACCCGACGTTGTCGCCCGCGCGACCCTCGTCCAGCAACTTCCGGAACATCTCCACACCCGTGCAAACCGTCTTCGCCGTCGGACGGATCCCCACGATCTCCACAGGTTCGTTCACCAGAATCTTCCCGCGCTCAACACGGCCCGTTACAACGGTCCCGCGTCCCGAAATACTGAACACGTCCTCGATGGGCATCAAAAACGGCTTGTCGATGTCCCGCTCCGGTTCCGGTATATAGCTGTCGATCGCATCCAAAAGCTCAAAAATGCACTTCGCTTCCGCGCTGTCCGCATCATCCGATTCCAGCGCCTTCAATGCCGAACCCCGAATGATCGGCGTGTCGTCACCCGGAAACTCGTACTTGTCCAGAAGCTCCCGAAGCTCCAACTCCACCAGCTCGATCAATTCCTCGTCGTCAACCATGTCGCACTTGTTCAAAAACACCACGATCCGCGGCACCCCAACCTGGCGCGCCAGCAAAATATGCTCCCGCGTCTGCGGCATCGGGCCGTCGTCGGCACCAACCACCAGAATCGCACCGTCCATCTGAGCCGCGCCCGTGATCATATTCTTGATGTAGTCCGCGTGACCCGGACAGTCCACATGCGCGTAATGACGGCTATCCGTCTCGTACTCCACGTGCGACGTCGCAATCGTGATCCCGCGCTCCTTCTCCTCCGGCGCCTTGTCGATCTGGTCGAACGGGATAAAATTCGCCTTGCCCTTCAGCCCGCACATCTTCGTGATCGCCGCCGTCAACGTCGTCTTCCCGTGGTCGATATGACCGATCGTCCCCACATTCACATGCGGCTTTTTTCGTTCAAACTTTTCTTTCGCCATCTTAATCGTCCTCCCCCACCGTTGATAAACGTGTCAATTCAAGCAATCTAAGAAACTTAAACCCATAAAGCTTCTTGTATTCCGAAAAAGGCAGTGCTGTAAAAAAATGGAGCCCACGACCAGAATCGAACTGGTGAACCTCTTCCTTACCAAGGAAGCGCTCTACCGACTGAGCTACGTGGGCTTTATTGGATTGAAAAACTCGCTCTTCCGCCAGACAAGTCTATTGGAGCGGGAGACGAGGCTCGAACTCGCGACATTCAGCTTGGAAGGCTGAAGCTCTACCAACTGAGCTACTCCCGCTCTGGAAAACCTAGTCCAAAACCGACCCGGAAGGCGCGTTTAAGACCGATGCGATGGAAGCCGTGTAGTCACACAATCCAACCATTACAGCTGAAATCTCCTACAAACAGCCCGCTATGAGATTGGTGGTGGGGGGAGGATTCGAACCTCCGAAGGCTTCGCCGACAGATTTACAGTCTGTTCCCTTTGGCCGCTCGGGAACCCCACCCGGAAATATGGAGCCAACGGAGGGACTCGAACCCCCGACCCACTGATTACAAATCAGTAGCTCTACCAACTGAGCTACGTTGGCCCTTCGTTGTCTGCACATTCAAAAGCTCTCTCAAAGACCCATGACGTTTATACCTTAAGCACTTTTTTTTCAAGTTTCAAAAACAGGATAAATAAGGCATTAGTTGGCTTTAAAGGAGAATTTATACATATTTAAACTGCATTTCGATTATTTAAGCCTGATATCTAATTTTTTCTCGACTTTCAGTTTTTATGACGGTAAAGGGGGCGGCGGCTGAAGATTGAAGGCGGATAAGGGTCCCGTTCGTCACAGACGTACACTGCAAGCCTTCAGCCTGTGTTCCTGAAACAACGATATCGGCGCACATCGACGGCACCGTCTTCTGAACCTCGAATGTTGATTTTTGTAAATGGCGCAGCATGTCGCCCGACAATTTATACGGGTGATCGCTCTCCCGTATTCTGTACATGGCATCCGGGACATCGTCCGGAGGGCATCGACAGCCATAATTCCTTGACAGATCTCGATCTTTTATGCTTTATTTCCGATGTATGCCGGTTTCGGACCACCAAAGATCCACTGAGACGGTTTCACGTCGCATCATAGCCGATTTCAAAGCCAAGGACAATTGAGGAAATTCTTCTATGAATACGTTCCGATCCGCTGTTGTGTTATGCTGTTTATTGGTTCTTCTCGTCGGTTGCTCCACCCCATCCAAAAACCAGAACGCAGCGTCTCCCCGGCAACCGACAGCGGAAAAGCGCACCGTCGCACAAGGCCCTTCCCGCACCCCCGCTTCCGACACGGTTTTGCTTTCCACGCCGCCCGACATGCCGCTGGATCCCCAATCCCATGCCATCATCAACAAGGCAGTGTCCTACTGCAGGAAATCCCAGACCTGCTGGCAAAAAGAGGAGATCGAAGAGGCTCTCGCCGCTCTGGATAAGGCCTATGCCTTGCTGCTGAAGCTGGATGACGAAGACGACCCCGATATGGTCAAGCGCAAAGAGGACCTTCGATTCCTCATATCCAAACGGATCCTGGAGATCTATGCATCCCGCAACACCACGGCCAAGGGCCACCGTCGGGCGATTCCCATCGAGATCAACCGCCACGTCCAGAAAGAGATCGACTATCTGACGAAGGGGGATTTTTTCGTCAACGCTTACCGACGCTCGGGACGGTACCGCGCCCACATCAGCCAGGAGTTGTCCAAAGCCGGTCTGCCGCCGGAACTCTCCTGGCTGCCCCTCATCGAAAGCGGCTACAACGTCCGGGCACTGTCCAGCGCCCGGGCACTCGGTCTCTGGCAGTTCATTCCGTCGACGGGATACCGTTTCGGCCTGAATCGGGACCGGTACGTCGACGAGCGGATGAATCCTTACAAATCTACCCAGGCGGCCATCGCCTACCTCAAGGCCCTTCACGACATGTTCGGCGACTGGACGACCGTTCTGGCCGCCTACAACTGCGGCGAAGGGCGGGTTCTCAGGGTCATTCGTGCACAGCAGATCAATTATCTCGACAACTTCTGGGATCTCTACGAACAGCTCCCCAATGAAACCGCCCGATACGTTCCCCGGTTTCTGGCGACCCTGCACATCGTCAACAATGCGGAAAAATACGGCATCGATAAAGTAAAGCCCTACAGGCCCATCCCCTATGAAACCGTCACGGTTTCGAAACAGGTTTCCCTCGCGGATCTTGCGACACATCTCGACGTCCCCGGCGAGACGCTGAAGGAGCTGAATGCCGAACTCCGCCAGGGGATTCTTCCCGGGACACCCTACGAACTGAAGGTGCCCCCGAAAAAGGAACGGCTGGTTCTCGCAAAGCTCCACGACATTCCCGTCGCCAGTCCGCCCAGAACCGTCAAACCGACCGTCCGCTCCAGAAAGAGCCCGCCTGCTGTAGTCTACCATCGCGTTCAACGTGGCGATACCCTGACGGAAATTGCCAGAGCCTACCGCACCGACGTCGATACCATCAAGCGCGCCAACGGCCTGAAGCGCAGCAACGTCATCGCCCTCGGAAAAGTGCTCAAGATCCCCGGCGGCAAAACGCCAACGGCCATGGGAAAAAGTGCTCCCGCAGTAGCCTACCATCGCGTTAAACGTGGTGATACCCTGACGGAAATTGCCAGGACCTACCGTACCGACATCGACACCATCAAGCGCGCCAACGGCCTGAAAC harbors:
- the tuf gene encoding elongation factor Tu, which translates into the protein MAKEKFERKKPHVNVGTIGHIDHGKTTLTAAITKMCGLKGKANFIPFDQIDKAPEEKERGITIATSHVEYETDSRHYAHVDCPGHADYIKNMITGAAQMDGAILVVGADDGPMPQTREHILLARQVGVPRIVVFLNKCDMVDDEELIELVELELRELLDKYEFPGDDTPIIRGSALKALESDDADSAEAKCIFELLDAIDSYIPEPERDIDKPFLMPIEDVFSISGRGTVVTGRVERGKILVNEPVEIVGIRPTAKTVCTGVEMFRKLLDEGRAGDNVGLLLRGTKRDEVERGQVVAKPGSITPHTKFEAEVYILSKEEGGRHTPFFTGYRPQFYFRTTDVTGILSLPEGVEMVMPGDNVKITGELITPIAMEKELRFAVREGGRTVGAGVVSEIIE
- the nusG gene encoding transcription termination/antitermination protein NusG, with amino-acid sequence MALKWYIVHVYSGFENKVKKSLEERIASSPHAAKFGEIVVPTEQIVELVKGKRKTSSRKFYPGYILVQMDLDDETWHIVNNTDKVSGFLGGREKPVPISDEEAAGILNRMEAGQLKPKPKFYFETGDDVRVIDGPFTNFNGTVEEVNPEKGKIKVLVSIFGRSTPVELDFVQVTKL
- a CDS encoding LysM peptidoglycan-binding domain-containing protein, whose amino-acid sequence is MNTFRSAVVLCCLLVLLVGCSTPSKNQNAASPRQPTAEKRTVAQGPSRTPASDTVLLSTPPDMPLDPQSHAIINKAVSYCRKSQTCWQKEEIEEALAALDKAYALLLKLDDEDDPDMVKRKEDLRFLISKRILEIYASRNTTAKGHRRAIPIEINRHVQKEIDYLTKGDFFVNAYRRSGRYRAHISQELSKAGLPPELSWLPLIESGYNVRALSSARALGLWQFIPSTGYRFGLNRDRYVDERMNPYKSTQAAIAYLKALHDMFGDWTTVLAAYNCGEGRVLRVIRAQQINYLDNFWDLYEQLPNETARYVPRFLATLHIVNNAEKYGIDKVKPYRPIPYETVTVSKQVSLADLATHLDVPGETLKELNAELRQGILPGTPYELKVPPKKERLVLAKLHDIPVASPPRTVKPTVRSRKSPPAVVYHRVQRGDTLTEIARAYRTDVDTIKRANGLKRSNVIALGKVLKIPGGKTPTAMGKSAPAVAYHRVKRGDTLTEIARTYRTDIDTIKRANGLKRSNVIALGKVLKIPGGKTPTPPENEVAAKRRPRQSIKYVVQRGDTLWNIAKRNGVSTQKIMRANGMKNKKVLVGQTLRIPHDGAGGTTIAANDALKTYRVKSGDAPMDIAKRHKMTLQRFLHVNNLTHDSKIYPGQKVSVE
- the rpmG gene encoding 50S ribosomal protein L33, with protein sequence MRVNVTLTCTECKQKNYMTTKNKRTTPDKLEFKKYCRFCKKHTPHKETK
- the secE gene encoding preprotein translocase subunit SecE; this encodes MARLQRKKKTEKKKKPGDGGESAVSSDGQDAEAVAGEAVSVAPREVQKKRFPAPQKKLSTGTIKIGYLEKGIQFLREAKAELKKVTWPSKKQTIGSTVVVIILVMIISLFLGVVDLALSSLIHVVLQ